Proteins encoded within one genomic window of Mya arenaria isolate MELC-2E11 chromosome 13, ASM2691426v1:
- the LOC128214160 gene encoding mucin-5AC-like — protein sequence MPSFRTTRWIVVSTLISLCYSIEETPSSAQNNTPPDTKPKAKASSITTADAISMDSIPTFDFSKTNGKKTTDAPVDTCSSEDVCQTMRGVCHNGTCKPNKCSGFTCICEAGHTGQLCDKKVNGDTTLPAETTPSSNGKHHVNGVVHPNLITGKTDKETIVLNDSKAVPVSDVNSDEENSNQTITGPDKLGTVRNKSLTITSDTTGPSTLANGKNEQTNIIDQNIQNAQPTTEAPVESKNPRKTTMSDGSYRKGPESTKHSDNSPVDAHITNQKVKTNAPSLIQPKSDVVTIPTTVVETSVNKVETPPEVKASIIKQTDTIAQQTTTTTDSISTAVEKPAAGGHDKLISMVQSSEFVEKPSEVSNINDLGTASIKKEKLVGTVRIGNHDVPVLLEEQPEVLKSDKSNSQKSKTEEPSAGSASSLSKTQQKSAIHTNKGQDLMSNKTMESNTASKFGHDETNTSTPKPASEPQPIETKQTIDTTALLQLLNILGSPNIAETVKAVKIEIITKSNTTDRNSNVTAKDAELSVSTTQSPP from the coding sequence ATGCCGAGCTTTCGAACGACGCGATGGATTGTGGTGTCCACGTTGATATCTTTATGCTATTCGATTGAAGAAACCCCTTCTTCAGCCCAAAATAACACACCTCCCGACACAAAACCTAAAGCTAAAGCCTCATCGATAACAACAGCTGATGCAATATCAATGGATTCCATCCCGACATTCGATTTCTCCAAGACTAATGGTAAAAAGACCACAGACGCACCCGTTGACACATGTTCGTCGGAAGATGTGTGCCAGACGATGCGCGGCGTATGCCACAACGGAACATGTAAGCCAAACAAATGTTCTGGTTTCACATGCATCTGCGAGGCAGGGCATACTGGACAGCTGTGTGACAAGAAAGTAAACGGTGACACAACGCTCCCCGCTGAAACAACCCCAAGTTCAAATGGAAAGCATCATGTAAATGGTGTGGTCCATCCAAACCTTATAACAGGGAAAACTGACAAAGAAACCATTGTGCTAAATGACTCGAAAGCAGTGCCTGTTTCCGATGTAAACAGTGATGAGGAAAATTCGAATCAAACTATTACCGGACCCGATAAACTGGGAACCGTTAGAAACAAGTCCTTAACTATAACAAGTGATACCACAGGACCATCTACTTTAGCTAATGgcaaaaatgaacaaacaaacatcattgatcaaaatattcaaaatgcaCAACCTACTACGGAAGCGCCTGTAGAAAGTAAGAACCCTCGAAAAACTACTATGTCTGATGGAAGTTACCGAAAGGGCCCCGAGTCAACTAAACATTCTGATAACAGTCCTGTTGATGCTCACATAACCAATCAGAAAGTCAAGACAAACGCACCATCATTAATTCAGCCTAAAAGTGATGTTGTGACCATTCCAACGACGGTAGTTGAAACAAGTGTAAACAAAGTGGAGACTCCCCCTGAAGTTAAAGCAAGCATAATAAAACAGACAGACACCATTGCTCAACAGACAACAACGACTACAGACAGTATAAGTACTGCAGTTGAAAAGCCTGCAGCTGGTGGTCATGACAAACTTATTTCAATGGTGCAAAGCAGTGAATTTGTTGAAAAACCATCGGAGGTATCAAACATTAATGACTTAGGAACGGCGAGTATAAAGAAGGAGAAACTTGTGGGTACTGTTCGTATTGGGAATCACGATGTGCCCGTTCTATTAGAGGAACAACCTGAAGTACTTAAAAGCGATAAATCTAATTCACAAAAATCTAAAACTGAAGAACCGTCAGCGGGATCAGCTAGTTCTTTGTCTAAAACGCAGCAAAAGAGTGCAATTCACACAAATAAAGGACAAGACCTCATGTCTAATAAAACTATGGAAAGTAACACGGCGTCAAAATTTGGACATGATGAAACAAATACTTCAACTCCAAAGCCAGCTAGTGAACCCCAGCCTATAGAAACAAAACAGACAATAGACACAACAGCTTTATTACAGCTGTTGAATATATTAGGTTCGCCAAACATTGCCGAAACCGTAAAAGCTGTAAAAATCGAGATAATTACAAAGTCAAATACAACGGACAGGAATAGTAACGTGACAGCCAAAGATGCCGAATTAAGTGTTTCGACAACCCAAAGTCCACCTTAA